The following are from one region of the Mus caroli unplaced genomic scaffold, CAROLI_EIJ_v1.1 scaffold_16711_1, whole genome shotgun sequence genome:
- the LOC110289041 gene encoding angiogenin-2, whose product MAMSPGPLFLIFLLGLVVIPPILAQDDSRYTKFLTQHYDAKPKGQDDKYCESMMKRRSLTSPCKDVNTFIHDTKNNIKAICGEKGSPYGQNLRISKSRFQVTTCTHKGGSPRPPCGYRASKGFRYIVIGCENGWPVHFDESFISP is encoded by the coding sequence ATGGCAATGAGCCCAGGTCCTTTgttcttgatcttcctgctggGTCTGGTTGTGATCCCTCCAATTCTGGCTCAAGATGACTCCAGGTACACAAAATTCCTGACTCAGCACTATGATGCCAAGCCAAAAGGCCAGGACGACAAATACTGCGAAAGTATGATGAAGAGAAGAAGCCTAACCTCACCCTGCAAAGATGTCAACACCTTTATCCATGACACCAAGAACAACATCAAGGCCAtctgtggagagaaaggaagccCTTATGGACAAAACTTAAGAATAAGCAAGTCTCGCTTCCAGGTCACCACTTGCACACACAAAGGAGGGTCTCCCCGGCCTCCATGCGGGTACCGAGCCTCTAAAGGGTTCAGATATATTGTTATTGGCTGTGAGAATGGCTGGCCTGTCCACTTTGATGAGTCTTTTATCAGTCCATAG